A single genomic interval of Microbacterium sp. BLY harbors:
- a CDS encoding pyrimidine dimer DNA glycosylase/endonuclease V — translation MRIWSLHPAYLDRQGLVACWRETLLAQAVLADETKGYRQHPQLERFRAVTDPVAAVGTYLGGIADEADARGYRFDRTRIRQPGSAVPTIPVTTGQLAREWEHLRAKLAQRSPEVLVRHQAVALPHAHPLFVVVPGPVATWERADPAAEVSPPRGTTDPSG, via the coding sequence ATGAGGATCTGGTCGCTGCACCCGGCGTACCTCGACCGTCAGGGGCTCGTCGCCTGCTGGAGAGAGACGCTCCTCGCACAGGCTGTTCTCGCCGACGAGACGAAAGGGTATCGGCAGCACCCGCAGCTCGAGCGCTTTCGAGCGGTGACCGACCCGGTGGCCGCAGTGGGCACCTACCTCGGCGGCATCGCCGATGAGGCGGACGCCCGGGGCTACCGCTTCGACCGCACGCGGATCCGGCAGCCGGGGTCGGCCGTTCCCACGATCCCGGTCACGACGGGGCAGCTCGCGAGGGAGTGGGAGCACCTGCGGGCGAAGCTCGCCCAGCGCAGTCCGGAAGTGCTCGTGCGACATCAAGCCGTGGCACTCCCGCACGCGCACCCGCTGTTCGTCGTCGTCCCCGGGCCGGTCGCGACCTGGGAGCGCGCCGACCCGGCAGCGGAGGTCAGTCCACCCCGAGGAACGACCGATCCGTCAGGATGA
- the rimM gene encoding ribosome maturation factor RimM (Essential for efficient processing of 16S rRNA), which yields MVSKDRTQGRNQLRVGRLVKAHGLKGALKLELYTDNPERRFVPGSAFTLQVPEASPWHGKDITVREYRVMNGNPVVFFEDVDDRNAAESLVRAILWMDQDEDEVEDNAWFDHQLVGLDVVRDDTVIGRVVRVEHLPAQDLLIVKPSTSGAADEVMVPFVEAIVPTVDVAAGRVIVTPPAGLFEELPESEDDAAPSDAAE from the coding sequence GTGGTGTCGAAGGACCGCACCCAGGGCCGCAACCAGCTGCGCGTCGGTCGGCTGGTCAAGGCGCACGGGCTCAAGGGAGCCCTCAAGCTGGAGCTCTACACCGACAACCCCGAGCGGCGCTTCGTGCCGGGGTCCGCGTTCACGTTGCAGGTGCCTGAGGCGTCTCCGTGGCACGGCAAGGACATCACGGTCCGGGAGTACCGGGTGATGAACGGCAACCCCGTCGTCTTCTTCGAGGACGTGGACGACCGGAACGCAGCCGAGAGCCTCGTCCGCGCCATCCTCTGGATGGACCAGGACGAGGACGAGGTCGAGGACAACGCCTGGTTCGACCATCAGCTCGTCGGTCTCGACGTCGTCCGCGATGACACCGTCATCGGGCGGGTCGTGCGGGTCGAGCATCTTCCGGCTCAGGATCTGCTGATCGTGAAGCCGTCGACGTCCGGTGCGGCTGATGAGGTCATGGTGCCGTTCGTCGAAGCGATCGTCCCGACCGTCGACGTCGCCGCCGGCCGCGTCATCGTTACCCCGCCCGCCGGGCTCTTCGAGGAGCTGCCCGAGTCGGAGGACGACGCCGCTCCCTCCGACGCCGCCGAGTGA
- a CDS encoding class I SAM-dependent methyltransferase has translation MVDVTRARSFEGIGEEYDRYRPGFPQRAADVIIPESVDAALDLGAGTGKFTGLLLGRAARVIAVEPSAPMLAVLARNLPTVDARSGSAESIPAPDGSVDVVSVAQAFHWFDRAAASAEIARVLVPGGTLGLLWNRADPACAWDLACHRVAHPAVGADDDTSASATDLPGFVLDLHEEVRWTERITREDYLRRWGTVSSFLVADDAERAAMVASLETVLDGADETRGKAEFDLPHLTDVFRYRRV, from the coding sequence ATGGTGGATGTGACGCGCGCACGATCGTTCGAAGGAATCGGCGAGGAGTACGACCGGTACCGACCAGGGTTCCCGCAGCGCGCGGCCGACGTCATCATCCCCGAGTCGGTCGACGCGGCCCTCGACCTCGGAGCCGGCACGGGCAAGTTCACGGGCCTGCTGCTCGGTCGCGCGGCGCGGGTGATCGCGGTCGAGCCTTCCGCGCCGATGCTCGCCGTGCTCGCGCGGAACCTGCCGACCGTCGACGCCCGGTCGGGGTCCGCGGAGAGCATCCCCGCGCCGGACGGCTCCGTCGACGTCGTCAGCGTCGCGCAGGCGTTCCACTGGTTCGACCGGGCGGCGGCGTCCGCGGAGATCGCTCGCGTGCTCGTCCCCGGAGGCACGCTCGGGCTTCTCTGGAACCGCGCCGACCCTGCGTGCGCGTGGGATCTCGCCTGCCACCGGGTGGCGCACCCCGCGGTCGGCGCGGATGACGACACGTCCGCATCGGCGACGGACCTCCCCGGCTTCGTCCTGGACCTGCACGAGGAGGTGCGCTGGACGGAGCGGATCACCCGGGAGGACTACCTGCGACGGTGGGGCACCGTCAGCAGTTTCCTCGTGGCGGACGATGCGGAGCGCGCGGCGATGGTGGCGTCGCTGGAGACGGTGCTGGACGGCGCGGACGAGACGCGCGGCAAGGCGGAGTTCGACCTCCCGCACCTCACCGACGTGTTCCGCTACCGCCGCGTATGA
- the trmD gene encoding tRNA (guanosine(37)-N1)-methyltransferase TrmD codes for MRIDVVSIFPSYFDGLTLSLLGKARGSGLLDLRVHDLRDWTHDRHRTVDDTPYGGGAGMVMKPEPWGLALDELTADAAPAPTIIFPSPAGEVFTQATARELAGRDHLVFGCGRYEGIDERVFEYAAERGEVRLLSLGDYVLNGGEVATMAMIEAIGRLIPGVVGNPESLVEESHEDGLLEYPSYTKPSVWRERAVPDVLLSGNHGAIAAWRREQQLVRTRSRRPDLLPDAD; via the coding sequence GTGCGCATCGACGTCGTCTCCATCTTCCCGTCGTACTTCGACGGCCTGACCCTCTCGCTGCTCGGCAAGGCCCGTGGATCGGGTCTCCTCGACCTCCGCGTGCACGATCTTCGCGATTGGACGCACGACCGGCACCGCACCGTCGATGACACCCCGTACGGCGGGGGAGCGGGCATGGTCATGAAGCCCGAGCCCTGGGGTCTCGCCCTCGACGAGCTCACGGCGGACGCCGCCCCGGCGCCGACCATCATCTTCCCGTCGCCCGCGGGCGAGGTCTTCACCCAGGCGACCGCGCGAGAGCTCGCAGGGCGAGACCACCTCGTGTTCGGCTGCGGCCGCTACGAGGGCATCGACGAGCGGGTCTTCGAGTACGCGGCCGAGCGCGGGGAGGTGCGGCTGCTGAGCCTCGGGGACTACGTGCTCAACGGCGGCGAGGTGGCGACGATGGCGATGATCGAGGCCATCGGGCGTCTGATCCCGGGCGTCGTCGGCAATCCGGAGAGCCTGGTCGAGGAGTCGCACGAGGACGGCCTCCTCGAATACCCGTCCTACACCAAGCCGTCGGTCTGGCGGGAACGCGCGGTCCCCGATGTGCTCCTCAGCGGCAACCACGGCGCGATCGCGGCCTGGCGGCGCGAGCAGCAACTCGTGCGCACCCGGTCGCGGCGCCCCGATCTGCTTCCTGACGCGGACTGA